In a single window of the Rhopalosiphum padi isolate XX-2018 chromosome 1, ASM2088224v1, whole genome shotgun sequence genome:
- the LOC132917003 gene encoding probable ATP-dependent RNA helicase DDX43 produces MDQEEDWDSPSDIQYQPQQQYRPNQQYRKPLTINPDDLLMDIDSKFAGLVIGKGGAVIKGLRKESGAFISVLDSDTYGLKTVKISGNQKAKEHAQKLINDIVDANDPEKIREKLKEESDIKLNEPVQSTFNWDELMKEEAENLKKRLAALPPIIKDFYKEHPEVTMMTDQEVEDFRVSKNNIMIKYIDENNVKPIPKPVLKFSHAFEDYPEILDEIQKQNFETPSPVQCQAWPVIMSGHDLIAIAQTGTGKTLAFLLPAFIHIDFQPTPRSERKGPSILVLAPTRELVLQIESEVKKYSYKGIKAMSIYGGASSGKQKECLRNGVEIVIATPGRLNDFVGSGAIDLSDVTFLILDEADRMLDLGFEPQIRVSLLRVRPDRQTIMTSATWPLGVKRLAKSYTTNPIQVMVGSLDLTTVNTVKQDILIMEEEEKELWLDDFLKNCSEDDKIIIFVNRKVTVDQLSSDLCLKGFIVESIHGGREQSDREMALESLRNGEVNILIATDVASRGIDINDITVVINYDFTKDIEEYVHRVGRTGRAGKTGLAITLMTRRDWGKAKELVEVMEKSGQDVPPELQDMATRYEAKKERDRAEGGDRPFRGGRGGGRGFSGNRRNYY; encoded by the exons ATGGATCAAGAGGAAGACTGGGATTCACCTTCTGACATACAATATCAACCCCAACAGCAGTACAGACCTAATCAACAATATAGGAAACCGTTAACCATTAATCCAGACGATTTGCTTATGGATATAGATTCCAAGTTTGCGGGTTTGGTTATCGGCAAAGGTGGTGCTGTAATTAAAGGTTTGAGGAAGGAAAGTGGTGCGTTTATTTCAGTCTTGGATAGCGATACCTACGGGTTGAAAACTGTGAAGATTTCGGGAAATCAAAAAGCTAAAGAACATGCTCAAAAGCTTATAAACGATATCGTCGACGCGAATGATCCAGAAAAAATAAGAGAAAAGTTGAAAGAAGaatcagacataaaattgaatGAACCAGTTCAATCCACTTTTAATTGGGATGAGTTGATGAAAGAAGAAGCAGAAAACCTTAAAAAAAGATTAGCGGCTTTGCCACCAATTATTAAGGATTTCTATAAAGAACACCCTGAAGTGACCATGATGACTGATCAGGAAGTTGAAGATTTCAGAGTGTCTAAGAACaacataatgataaaatatatcgatgaaaataatgtaaagCCAATTCCTAAACCAGTATTGAAATTTTCGCACGCATTTGAAGATTATCCAGAAATATTAGatgaaatacaaaaacaaaattttgaaaCCCCGTCCCCTGTACAGTGTCAAGCATGGCCTGTCATCATGAGTGGGCACGACTTGATAGCTATTGCTCAAACTGGGACAGGTAAGACGTTGGCTTTTTTGCTTCCTGCTTTTATTCATATCGATTTTCAACCGACTCCTCGTAGTGAACGAAAAGGACCATCTATACTAGTATTAGCTCCAACTAGAGAATTGGTGTTACAAATTGAAAGTGaa gttaaaaaatatagttataaaggCATTAAAGCTATGAGTATTTATGGAGGTGCGAGTTCTGGAAAGCAAAAAGAATGTCTTCGAAATGGAGTGGAAATTGTCATAGCTACTCCTGGTCGACTTAATGATTTTGTTGGTAGTGGTGCTATTGACTTATCAGATGTGACATTTCTGATACTTGATGAAGCTGATCGTATGTTGGATTTGGGTTTTGAACCTCAAATACGTGTTTCATTACTGAGGGTAAGACCAGATAGACAAACCATTATGACAAGTGCAACCTGGCCACTCGGAGTTAAACGTCTTGCTAAAAGCTATACAACCAATCCTATTCAAGTCATGGTTGGATCATTAGACTTGACAACAGTGAATACTGTAAAACAAGATATTCTTATAAtggaagaagaagaaaaagaacTTTGGCTAGacgattttctgaaaaattgtagcGAAGatgataagataataatatttgtgaataGAAAAGTAACTGTGGATCAGCTTTCATCAGATTTATGTTTGAAGGGCTTCATTGTTGAATCTATTCATGGTGGTCGTGAACAAAGTGATCGTGAAATGGCTTTGGAAAGCTTACGTAATGgtgaagttaatattttaatagctacAGATGTAGCTTCTCGTGGTATTGATATTAATGACATTACAgtggtaataaattatgattttactaAAGATATTGAAGAGTATGTGCATAGGGTAGGGAGAACAGGGCGAGCTGGCAAAACTGGTTTGGCTATTACCTTAATGACTAGAAGGGACTGGGGTAAAGCCAAAGAGTTAGTAGAAGTGATGGAAAAATCTGGACAAGATGTACCTCCAGAGTTGCAAGATATGGCAACAAGGTATGAAGCTAAAAAAGAACGGGATAGAGCTGAAGGAGGTGACAGGCCATTTAGGGGTGGCAGAGGAGGTGGAAGAGGATTTTCAGGAAATAGAAGAAATTACTATTAA
- the LOC132924414 gene encoding polypeptide N-acetylgalactosaminyltransferase 2-like isoform X1, which translates to MGAGKMRRKVKLLLIFLASWMFVVVYLIQSGSRDTKQPEENRALRLKSDRYALMSVDDPSINRHIDSSPSSLTDGQAELFTPFSTLSSYLDEVAYVAAGGLKHGDDAYSRNKFNQLASDSLRSNRPVPDTRNTQCLAKKYRIDLPETSVIITFHNEARSTLLRTVVSVLNRSPEHLIKEIILVDDFSDDSTDGQELSKIQKVKLIRNEQREGLMRSRVRGSEIATAPVLTFLDSHVECNVNWLEPLLDRVAEDPTRVVCPIIDVINMDNFQYIGASSELRGGFDWNLVFKWEYLSKEVRSQRQKDPTLPIRTPMIAGGLFVMNKDYFVKLGTYDKEMNIWGGENLEISFRVWQCGGSLEIIPCSRVGHVFRKRHPYSFPGGSGNVFAHNTRRAAEVWMDQYKRYYYNAVPLSRTVPFGNIADRLALKKKLGCKPFKWYLDNVYPELKLPATVDVFVGSIRQGYMCLDTLENQIGKTAGIFPCHDYGGNQEWTLTIGGSIKHDTMCLSPTDYSAMSLLVMKPCDSSTDEWKYDENTKQLRLKFVNLCLDTLGIHEMISINVCDNLNSNQKWEYLVAAGIDNNV; encoded by the exons CAGCCAGAAGAGAATAGAGCGTTACGGCTGAAAAGCGATCGATACGCTTTAATGTCTGTCGACGATCCGTCGATCAACAGGCACATAGATAGTTCGCCAAGTTCTCTGACCGATGGCCAGGCAGAACTCTTTACGCCTTTTTCAACATTAAGCAGTTATCTGGACGAGGTTGCGTACGTGGCCGCCGGTGGTCTCAAACACGGCGACGATGCGTATTCGCGTAACAAATTCAATCAACTGGCGAGCGATAGCCTGCGCAGCAATCGGCCAGTGCCCGATACTAGAAACACACA atGTTTAGCTAAAAAATATCGCATTGATTTACCCGAGACAAGTGTCATCATCACGTTTCATAACGAAGCAAGGTCTACTCTTTTGAGAACAGTTGTcag cGTTTTAAATAGAAGTCCTGAGCATTTAATCAAAGAAATAATTCTTGTGGACGATTTCAGTGACgaca gTACCGATGGACAAGAActatcaaaaatacaaaaagtgAAACTCATTAGAAATGAACAAAGAGAAG GGTTAATGAGATCTAGAGTTCGTGGTTCAGAAATTGCGACAGCACCCGTCCTTACATTTTTGGATAGTCATGTAGAATGTAATGTGAATTGGCTAGAACCACTATTAGATCGTGTAGCGGAA gacCCGACTAGGGTGGTGTGTCCAATTATCGATGTCATCAATATGGATAACTTTCAATACATAGGAGCTTCATCAGAACTTAGAGGTGGATTTGATTGGAATTTAGTGTTTAAATGGGAGTATTTATCAAAAGAAGTCAGGTCACAACGTCAAAAAGATCCAACTTTACCAATCAG AACTCCAATGATCGCCGGCGGTTTATTTGTGATGAACAAAGATTATTTCGTAAAACTTGGAACATATGACAAGGAAATGAACATTTGGGGTGGTGAAAATTTag aaatatCATTTAGAGTGTGGCAATGTGGTGGTAGCTTAGAAATCATCCCTTGTTCCCGCGTTGGGCATGTGTTTCGAAAGAGACATCCTTATTCATTTCCGGGAGGTAGTGGCAATGTTTTCGCCCACAACACTCGTCGAGCTGCTGAAGTATGGATGGACCAGTATAAAAGATACTATTACAATGCCGTGCCATTATCTAGAACGGTCCCATTTGGAAA CATAGCAGATCGATtggcattgaaaaaaaaactcggATGTAAGCCGTTTAAATGGTATTTAGATAATGTTTATCCGGAACTTAAATTGCCAGCAACTGTAGACGTGTTCGTGGGCAGTATAAGACAGGGCTACATGTGCTTAGATACATTAGAAAACCAAATCGGAAAAACTGCAGGTATCTTTCCGTGTCACGATTACGGTGGAAATCAG gaATGGACACTTACAATTGGTGGATCAATTAAGCATGATACAATGTGTTTATCTCCGACAGATTATTCAGCCATGAGTTTATTAGTTATGAAACCCTGTGACTCTTCGACTGACGAA TGGAAATACGACGAAAACACTAAACAATTAAGACTTAAATTTGTTAATCTGTGTTTGGACACGCTTGGAATACATGAAATGATAAGTATTAATGTGTGTGATAATCTTAATTCAAATCAGAAATGGGAATACTTGGTTGCAGCAGGAATCGATAATAATGTTTGA
- the LOC132924414 gene encoding polypeptide N-acetylgalactosaminyltransferase 2-like isoform X2, protein MGAGKMRRKVKLLLIFLASWMFVVVYLIQSGSRDTKPEENRALRLKSDRYALMSVDDPSINRHIDSSPSSLTDGQAELFTPFSTLSSYLDEVAYVAAGGLKHGDDAYSRNKFNQLASDSLRSNRPVPDTRNTQCLAKKYRIDLPETSVIITFHNEARSTLLRTVVSVLNRSPEHLIKEIILVDDFSDDSTDGQELSKIQKVKLIRNEQREGLMRSRVRGSEIATAPVLTFLDSHVECNVNWLEPLLDRVAEDPTRVVCPIIDVINMDNFQYIGASSELRGGFDWNLVFKWEYLSKEVRSQRQKDPTLPIRTPMIAGGLFVMNKDYFVKLGTYDKEMNIWGGENLEISFRVWQCGGSLEIIPCSRVGHVFRKRHPYSFPGGSGNVFAHNTRRAAEVWMDQYKRYYYNAVPLSRTVPFGNIADRLALKKKLGCKPFKWYLDNVYPELKLPATVDVFVGSIRQGYMCLDTLENQIGKTAGIFPCHDYGGNQEWTLTIGGSIKHDTMCLSPTDYSAMSLLVMKPCDSSTDEWKYDENTKQLRLKFVNLCLDTLGIHEMISINVCDNLNSNQKWEYLVAAGIDNNV, encoded by the exons CCAGAAGAGAATAGAGCGTTACGGCTGAAAAGCGATCGATACGCTTTAATGTCTGTCGACGATCCGTCGATCAACAGGCACATAGATAGTTCGCCAAGTTCTCTGACCGATGGCCAGGCAGAACTCTTTACGCCTTTTTCAACATTAAGCAGTTATCTGGACGAGGTTGCGTACGTGGCCGCCGGTGGTCTCAAACACGGCGACGATGCGTATTCGCGTAACAAATTCAATCAACTGGCGAGCGATAGCCTGCGCAGCAATCGGCCAGTGCCCGATACTAGAAACACACA atGTTTAGCTAAAAAATATCGCATTGATTTACCCGAGACAAGTGTCATCATCACGTTTCATAACGAAGCAAGGTCTACTCTTTTGAGAACAGTTGTcag cGTTTTAAATAGAAGTCCTGAGCATTTAATCAAAGAAATAATTCTTGTGGACGATTTCAGTGACgaca gTACCGATGGACAAGAActatcaaaaatacaaaaagtgAAACTCATTAGAAATGAACAAAGAGAAG GGTTAATGAGATCTAGAGTTCGTGGTTCAGAAATTGCGACAGCACCCGTCCTTACATTTTTGGATAGTCATGTAGAATGTAATGTGAATTGGCTAGAACCACTATTAGATCGTGTAGCGGAA gacCCGACTAGGGTGGTGTGTCCAATTATCGATGTCATCAATATGGATAACTTTCAATACATAGGAGCTTCATCAGAACTTAGAGGTGGATTTGATTGGAATTTAGTGTTTAAATGGGAGTATTTATCAAAAGAAGTCAGGTCACAACGTCAAAAAGATCCAACTTTACCAATCAG AACTCCAATGATCGCCGGCGGTTTATTTGTGATGAACAAAGATTATTTCGTAAAACTTGGAACATATGACAAGGAAATGAACATTTGGGGTGGTGAAAATTTag aaatatCATTTAGAGTGTGGCAATGTGGTGGTAGCTTAGAAATCATCCCTTGTTCCCGCGTTGGGCATGTGTTTCGAAAGAGACATCCTTATTCATTTCCGGGAGGTAGTGGCAATGTTTTCGCCCACAACACTCGTCGAGCTGCTGAAGTATGGATGGACCAGTATAAAAGATACTATTACAATGCCGTGCCATTATCTAGAACGGTCCCATTTGGAAA CATAGCAGATCGATtggcattgaaaaaaaaactcggATGTAAGCCGTTTAAATGGTATTTAGATAATGTTTATCCGGAACTTAAATTGCCAGCAACTGTAGACGTGTTCGTGGGCAGTATAAGACAGGGCTACATGTGCTTAGATACATTAGAAAACCAAATCGGAAAAACTGCAGGTATCTTTCCGTGTCACGATTACGGTGGAAATCAG gaATGGACACTTACAATTGGTGGATCAATTAAGCATGATACAATGTGTTTATCTCCGACAGATTATTCAGCCATGAGTTTATTAGTTATGAAACCCTGTGACTCTTCGACTGACGAA TGGAAATACGACGAAAACACTAAACAATTAAGACTTAAATTTGTTAATCTGTGTTTGGACACGCTTGGAATACATGAAATGATAAGTATTAATGTGTGTGATAATCTTAATTCAAATCAGAAATGGGAATACTTGGTTGCAGCAGGAATCGATAATAATGTTTGA
- the LOC132924343 gene encoding ATP-binding cassette sub-family C member 10, whose translation MDLNMKVTWNWTELCGPNDFVPLFRPGYVLSICAEMAVIRLPILFIFMLTSTYYCCHLSDWIIRTRRETNVLRCRIIIASMLSILPAFQLIWEVYEFTESQLYPIESLVLIIQCFTWLIHTLYIVCIRHHLGTSLRGSKVVIIAWVLCFLSSIISLRSTFIVFIESTYVTILQVRLWFTLFNWMLQAFYFITMFFKEDVVRIRHVDRLRFLAQQSLERRSLMTSSYSRFNDEFDPYYLGMACDNEHYGFMSWLTFGWVGSLITKGDKKRLHHTNDLFDLPEWLTPVYVSAKMEEIFRHQPSVTAASPIHLPADHQSRVPKISLLQALHKCHGKQFYGIGLLKLFADIFGFAAPIFLSKLITFVSHHEEPISHGYLYMAGLVLMSLISTLFSAHFEYQIHMIGIKIRGTLVTMIYKKTLELNTVMLNNYSIGEIVNFISTDTSNLVNACNSFHSMWSVPFQLIVVLYLLYQQLGIAFLSGVFVSVLLIPVNKIITSNIGKLTEKLMQEKDKRVKLMSEIIKGIRVIKFHVWEKYFIDKVSDYRKLEVVNLKKRKYLDALCVYFWATTPVTISMLTFSTYIFLGGQLTASKVFTSMALLHMLITPLNAFPWILNGVTEAWVSVKRIQRLIEVDDLQSQSYYSLMPVQYGKTFDNAVSLTNCTFNWGLRSFQLKNINFSVAKGSFVGIIGPVGSGKSTLLAGILAEINKEEGMIASSNMRDGFAFVAQSPWIQKGTIKDNILFGQNFSLEKYKTVIKSCGLVKDLQEFPRGDLTLIGEAGVTLSGGQKARLALARAVYQNKFMYLMDDIFASVDVNVAQHLYTHCINGLLKDKTRIICTHNSQFLLSADWVLIMNNGTIVNQGRPFEVLNDYDVKAVDVKFDEANSNSYLTMDDWTPIKESEIINDLNDREDQEEGVINLSVYKQYWKSVGNLIVYLLFIAIVIMQGTRNISDLWLSHWVNEIKNKHDDNAIEDFKDLQNENNKYLYTYTLIGMINSFATFFRAFIFAYGGIKACKKIHDCLLTSIMSVKTTFFDINPLGRILNRFSSDTNIIDDSLPFILNIFIAQFFHVIGTLCSIIYGIPWALIIAVVLTPVYYKLQIRYRNSSRELRRISAVALSPLYNHINESLQGLSTIRAFRAVSRFERENEDKLENYLKAEFSSQLAFLWFNFRLRIIGLTMLFFISFISVFIHQWNLTNAGYLGLSLTYALTLTNMLGGLVNAIAATECDMISLERVLGYVENLENETDVEDSVSPPFAWPTNGIIQFSNVFLKYRHDGPMSLNGVSFETTSSEKIGVIGRTGAGKSSLLAALYKMCDISNGAIFIDAVNLSKMSSRQIRNRLCVIPQDPFLFDGTIRENIDPFKEYMDSNIWSALQRCHLAATVKRIGGLGCYIGESVNLSVGEKQLLCLVRAILKNSKVVCVDEATANVDETTDRKIQETIRTAFKHSTVITIAHRIRTVMDSDRILVMDNGKVVEFESPNVLLENKNSYFYNLVQQEFR comes from the exons ATGGA tttaaatatgaaagttaCTTGGAACTGGACTGAACTATGTGGTCCCAATGATTTTGTTCCATTATTTCGTCCAGGGTATGTGTTAAGTATTTGTGCAGAAATGGCAGTCATTCGCCTGcctattctatttatatttatgttgacATCAACATATTACTGTTGTCATCTGTCTGATTGGATAATACGCACCAGACGTGAAACTAATGTTCTTCGTTGCCGTATAATTATTGCTAGTATGCTGTCAATCTTACCAGCATTTCAACTAATTTGGGAAGTATACGAATTCACTGAAAGCCAACTATATCCAATTGAAAGTTTAGTTCTAATAATCCAATGTTTTACATGGttgatacatacattatacattgtatgTATCCGCCATCATTTAGGAACGAGCTTACGAGGTTCAAAAGTTGTAATAATCGCTTgggttttatgttttttatcgtCAATAATATCCTTACGTAGCACTTTCATAGTATTTATTGAAAGTACTTATGTAACTATTTTACAAGTTAGATTATGGTTTACATTATTCAATTGGATGCTTCAGGCATTTTATTTCATTACCATGTTCTTCAAAGAAGACGTTGTAAGAATAAGACATGTAGACAGACTTCGTTTTCTTGCCCAG CAATCACTTGAGAGACGTTCTTTAATGACATCATCATATAGTCGTTTTAATGATGAATTTGATCCATACTATTTGGGTATGGCATGTGACAATGAACATTATGGTTTTATGTCTTGGCTCACATTTGGTTGGGTTGGCAGTTTAATTACTAAAGGAGACAAAAAAAGATTACATCATACAAATGATTTGTTTGATTTACCTGAATGGCTGACCCCAGTGTATGTATCAGCTAAAATGGAAGAAATATTTAGACATCAGCCCTCTGTGACAGCTGCATCACCTATTCATTTGCCAGCTGATCACCAATCTAGAGTAccaaaaatatcattgttacAAGCTCTACATAAATGTCatggaaaacaattttatgGGATTggattacttaaattatttgcaGACATTTTCGGATTTGCAGCACCTATTTTTTTAAGCAAACTAATTACATTTGTATCACATCATGAAGAGCCAATAAGTCATGGATATTTATACATGGCGGGGCTCGTTTTAATGTCACTTATAA gtacattatttagTGCAcattttgaataccaaatacACATGATAGGAATAAAAATCAGAGGTACCTTAGTgacaatgatttataaaaagacATTAGAATTAAATACTGTAATGCTAAATaactatag tattggagaaatagttaattttataagtactgATACTAGTAACTTAGTGAATGCTTGCAATAGTTTCCATTCAATGTGGAGTGTACCTTTTCaa TTGATTGTTGTTTTATACTTACTTTATCAACAATTGGGAATTGCTTTCTTGTCAGGAGTGTTTGTGTCTGTTTTACTTATACCTGTAAACAAGATTATTACTTCAAATATTG gtaaacTAACTGAAAAATTGATGCAAGAAAAAGATAAACGCGTTAAATTAATGTCTGAAATTATAAAAGGTATTCGAGTAATTAAATTTCATGTttgggaaaaatattttattgataaagttAGCG ATTACCGAAAACTTGAAGTTGTTAATCTGAAAAAAAGGAAATATTTGGACGCtttatgtgtgtatttttgGGCCACAACCCCCGTAACAATATCAATGTTGACTTTTTCAACTTATATTTTTCTTGGCGGTCAATTAACAGCATCAAAA gTATTTACCAGTATGGCTCTACTTCATATGTTAATAACACCATTAAATGCTTTTCCTTGGATACTGAATGGTGTCACTGAAGCCTGGGTGTCTGTTAAAAGAATTCAACGTTTAAttgaa GTAGATGATTTACAATCACAgtcttattatagtttaatgccTGTTCAGTATGGAAAAACATTTGATAATGCTGTGTCATTGACAAATTGTACTTTTAATTGGGGCCTTAGATCATTCcaacttaaaaacataaatttttctGTTGCCAAAGGATCTTTTGTTGGTATTATTGGACCTGTAGGTAGTGGCAAATCTACTCTATTGGCTGGCATTTTAGCCGAGATTAACAAAGAAGAAGGAATGATTGCATCTTCAAATATGAGAGATG gatttgCATTTGTTGCACAGTCACCATGGATTCAAAAAGgaacaataaaagataatatattatttggtcaAAATTTCAGTTTAGAAAAATACAA aacAGTTATCAAAAGTTGTGGCTTAGTTAAGGATTTACAAGAATTTCCTAGAGGAGATTTAACTCTTATTGGTGAAGCTGGAGTAACTCTTAGTGGTGGTCAAAAAGCTCGTTTAGCTCTTGCCCGTGCTGTGTACcag aacaaatttatgtatttaatggaTGACATTTTTGCTTCAGTAGATGTTAATGTTGCTCAACATCTATATACTCATTGTATTAATGGCTTACTTAAAGATAAAACACGTATTATTTGTACCCATAATAGTCAATTTTTACTCTCAGCTGATTgggtattaataatgaataacggTACAATTGTAAATCAAGGTCGGCCTTTTGAAGTGTTAAATGATTATGATGTGAAAGCTGTGGATGTCAAGTTTGATGAAGCAAATAGTAACTCATACTTGACTATGGATGATTGGACTCCAATTAAAGAATcagaaattataaatgatttgaaTGACAGAGAAGACCAAGAAGAAGGAGTGATTAATTTATctgtttataaacaatattggaAATCTGTtggaaatttaattgtatatctgCTATTTATTGCTATAGTTATTATGCAG GGTACACGAAATATATCAGATTTATGGTTATCTCACTGGGtaaatgaaatcaaaaataaacacGACG atAATGCTATTGaagattttaaagatttacaaaatgaaaacaataaatatttatatacttatacattaattGGTATGATAAACTCGTTCGCTACATTTTTTAGAGCCTTTATATTTGCCTATGGTGGAATTAAGGCTTGTAAAAAAATTCACGACTGTTTATTAACATCTATTATGAGC gtaaaaactacattttttgatataaatccTCTTGGCAGAATATTAAATCGATTTTCATCAGacacaaatattattgatgattcattaccatttattttaaatatttttatagcccAATTTTTTCACGTAATTGGTACTCTATGTTCCATTATATATGGTATACCTTGGGCTTTAATTATTGCTGTGGTACTAActcctgtatattataaattgcaaaTACGATACAGAAATTCATCTCGTGAACTTAGGCGTATATCAGCTGTAGCACTATCGCCACTTTATAACCATATAAATGAATCGTTACAAGGGTTATCAACAATACGCGCTTTTAGAGCTGTATCCAG ATTTGAACGTGAAAATGAAGACAAACTTGAAAATTATCTAAAAGCAGAATTCTCTTCCCAATTAGCATTTTTATGGTTTAATTTCAGATTAAGAATCATTGGACTaactatgttattttttattagtttcattTCTGTATTTATTCACCAATGGAATCTTACCAATGCAG gaTATCTTGGGTTGTCATTAACCTATGCATTGACATTGACAAATATGCTTGGAGGATTAGTGAATGCCATTGCAGCAACAGAATGTGATATGATTAGTTTAGAACGTGTTCTTGGTTATGTTGAAAACTTAGAGAACGAGACTGATGTTGAAGATTCGGTTTCACCTCCATTTGCATGGCCAACAAACggaattatacaattttctaatgtttttctaaaatatag acatGATGGTCCTATGTCTTTGAATGGAGTTTCATTTGAAACAACTTCCTCAGAAAAGATTGGTGTTATTGGCCGTACAGGAGCTGGAAAAAGTTCATTATTAGCGGCTTTGTATAAAATGTGTGATATTAGCAATGGTGCTATTTTTATAGATGCTGTGAATCTTTCTAAAATGTCTTCACGACAAATAAG AAATCGTTTATGTGTAATACCTCAAGATCCATTTTTATTTGATGGTACCATACGTGAAAACATTGATCCATTCAAAGAGTATATGGATTCAAATATATGGTCTGCATTGCAACGCTGTCATTTAGCAGCAACTGTTAAACGTATAGGTGGTTTGGGATGTTATATCGGAGAAAGTGTTAACTTATCTGTGGGTGAAAAACAATTGTTGTGCTTAGTAAGAGCAATACTAAAGAATTCTAAAGTAGTATGTGTAGATGAAGCTACTGCAAACGTAGATGAAACGACTGATCGCAAAATACAAGAAACAATAAGAACTGCATTCAAGCATAGTACTGTTATTACTATTGCTCATAGAATTCGAACTGTGATGGATAGTGAtcg aatATTAGTGATGGACAATGGGAAAGTAGTAGAATTTGAGTCTCCGAATGTTctgttagaaaataaaaattcttatttttataatttggttcAACAAGAATTCAGATAA